Proteins co-encoded in one Gossypium arboreum isolate Shixiya-1 chromosome 11, ASM2569848v2, whole genome shotgun sequence genomic window:
- the LOC108468048 gene encoding ABC transporter G family member 1-like produces the protein MSSQNHHPEAAENYNLEIQSMVSGKVGSYNEAASFRIETEAGDGVFLTWTDLWVTVSGGTKGSRAILQGLTGYAEPGKVLAIMGPSGCGKSTLLDTLAGRLLSSRMHQTGEILINGRKETLAFGTSAYVTQDDTLMTTLTVREAVFYSAQLQLPDSMSISEKKERAEMTIREMGLQDSMDTRIGGWSTKGLSGGQKRRVSICIEILTWPELLFLDEPTSGLDSAASYHVMNRIVKLAHQHGRTIIASIHQPSSEVFELFHNLCLLSYGKTVYFGPVSMAEMLFATNGFPCPPLRNPSDHYLRTINKDFDEDIEQGIGSNSTEEIIDALVKSYKSSEICKQVQHNVLKISQQKRGPLEKKGSQASFITQSIVLTKRSFINMYRDLGYYWLRFAIYIALCLCVGTIFHDIGLTYGSIQARGSMLMFVAAFLTFMAIGGFPSFVEDMKIFGRERLNGHYGVGAFVIGNTISSIPYLCVISLIPGALAYYLVGLQKSFDHFMYFVILLFTSTMLVESIMMTVASVVPNYLMGIITGAGIQGIMILNGGFFRLPDDLPKPFWRYPMYYIAFHKYANQGFYKNEFEGLSFPGNQVGGPPTITGDEVLRSFWQVEMGYSKWIDLAILFGMVVVYRLMFWGIIITVEKIKPLIKDYMAAAAKKSSMILENPSSISSQLEML, from the exons ATGTCATCTCAAAACCATCACCCTGAAGCAGCTGAGAATTACAACTTGGAGATTCAAAGCATGGTTTCTGGAAAAGTCGGTTCCTACAATGAAGCGGCGTCTTTCAGGATTGAGACGGAAGCAGGTGATGGCGTTTTCTTGACATGGACTGATCTTTGGGTGACTGTTTCTGGGGGCACAAAGGGAAGCAGGGCGATCTTACAAGGGCTCACAGGATATGCTGAGCCAGGGAAGGTGTTAGCCATCATGGGACCTTCAGGGTGTGGCAAGTCAACCCTTCTTGATACACTGGCAG GAAGGCTACTAAGTTCGCGTATGCATCAAACAGGGGAGATCCTAATTAATGGTCGCAAGGAAACACTTGCTTTTGGAACTTCG GCTTATGTTACTCAAGATGATACTTTAATGACAACGCTTACAGTAAGGGAAGCTGTTTTCTACTCAGCACAGCTTCAGCTGCCTGATTCCATGTCAATAtctgaaaagaaagaaagagctgAAATGACAATCAGAGAAATGGGGTTGCAAGATTCCATGGACACCAGAATCGGAGGGTGGAGCACCAAAGGACTTAGTGGTGGACAAAAGCGGAGAGTCAGCATTTGTATTGAGATCTTAACATGGCCCGAGCTTCTCTTTCTTGACGAGCCCACTAGTGGACTAGATAGTGCAGCATCCTACCATGTTATGAATCGGATTGTGAAACTAGCTCACCAACATGGAAGGACTATAATCGCATCCATTCATCAACCTAGTAGTGAAGTTTTTGAGCTCTTCCATAATCTTTGCCTACTTTCCTATGGCAAAACAGTCTATTTTGGTCCTGTTTCAATGGCAGAGATG CTTTTTGCTACAAATGGCTTCCCATGTCCACCTTTAAGGAACCCATCAGATCACTATCTTAGAACAATCAACAAAGACTTTGATGAA GACATAGAGCAAGGAATAGGAAGCAATAGCACAGAGGAAATCATTGACGCACTTGTTAAGTCTTACAAGTCATCAGAGATATGCAAGCAAGTTCAGCATAACGTATTAAAGATATCCCAACAA AAAAGAGGGCCTCTAGAGAAGAAGGGAAGTCAAGCCAGCTTTATTACCCAAAGCATTGTTCTTACAAAAAGATCTTTTATTAATATGTATCGTGATTTAGGCTACTACTGGCTTCGCTTTGCAATCTACATTGCATTATGTTTATGTGTTGGGACTATATTCCATGATATTGGCTTAACCTACGGCTCAATTCAG GCTAGAGGATCCATGCTCATGTTTGTTGCGGCATTCTTGACTTTCATGGCGATAGGAGGATTCCCTTCTTTTGTTGAAGACATGAAG ATATTTGGCCGAGAAAGACTAAATGGACATTATGGGGTTGGAGCATTTGTCATTGGAAACACAATTTCATCCATTCCTTACTTATGTGTTATCTCTTTAATCCCAGGAGCACTAGCCTATTACCTGGTTGGACTTCAAAAGAGTTTTGATCACTTTATGTACTTTGTCATATTGCTCTTCACTAGCACGATGCTGGTCGAGAGCATAATGATGACTGTTGCAAGCGTTGTGCCGAATTATCTCATGGGAATCATTACAGGAGCTGGTATTCAAGGGATAATGATTTTAAATGGCGGTTTCTTTCGGTTGCCTGACGACCTCCCTAAACCATTCTGGAGGTACCCCATGTACTACATCGCATTTCACAAGTATGCGAATCAAGGATTCTACAAGAATGAATTTGAAGGATTAAGTTTCCCCGGCAATCAAGTTGGGGGACCTCCCACCATTACTGGTGATGAAGTCTTGAGAAGCTTTTGGCAAGTTGAAATGGGATACTCTAAATGGATTGATCTTGCAATCTTGTTTGGCATGGTGGTTGTATACCGTCTCATGTTCTGGGGAATTATTATCACAGTTGAAAAGATTAAGCCTCTTATCAAAGATTATATGGCGGCCGCTGCTAAGAAATCAAGTATGATATTAGAAAACCCTTCCTCTATTTCTTCACAATTAGAAATGCTTTGA